The following proteins come from a genomic window of Polyangiaceae bacterium:
- a CDS encoding PEGA domain-containing protein, translated as MLRLLLVIALLFASGVARAEPDADPKTEQARELFRQGARYASDTRWGEALAHFERSAALRPHPGTTFNIAICHRALGRYTRAERAFRAALAENTGGELAESVVHDITGYLREIDATLVRVSVTLTPATASITVDGSPLEVVSRAPLTLRAGTLAAGESQRPPGGKFVVVLDPGTHVLLLRRPGYADAVVRKSYRAGQRGALKLELDRLPASLSITSNEARAAVSIDGVDVGTAPVRLSRPAGSYRILVRKEGYLPYDGVVRARPGQSLEVPARLIKDEPALTERWWFWTAAGVVVAGAVLGTYAATRPEPERPAVDGGGLGWAIRAP; from the coding sequence ATGCTGCGACTGTTGCTCGTGATCGCGCTGCTGTTCGCGTCCGGAGTGGCGCGGGCGGAACCGGACGCGGATCCCAAGACGGAGCAGGCACGCGAGCTGTTCCGACAGGGCGCGCGCTACGCCAGCGACACCCGCTGGGGCGAGGCGCTGGCGCACTTCGAGCGATCCGCCGCGCTCCGTCCCCATCCGGGCACCACGTTCAACATCGCGATTTGCCATCGTGCGCTGGGGCGCTACACACGCGCCGAGCGTGCGTTCCGCGCGGCGCTGGCAGAGAACACCGGCGGCGAGCTCGCCGAGAGCGTGGTCCACGACATCACGGGTTATCTGCGCGAGATCGACGCGACGCTGGTCCGGGTTTCGGTGACCCTCACGCCAGCGACGGCGAGCATCACGGTGGACGGAAGCCCGCTCGAGGTCGTCTCTCGCGCCCCCTTGACGCTGCGGGCGGGAACGCTGGCCGCCGGTGAGAGCCAGCGGCCTCCCGGGGGGAAATTCGTGGTCGTACTCGATCCGGGCACCCACGTGCTCTTGCTGAGGCGACCGGGTTACGCAGACGCCGTGGTGCGCAAGAGCTATCGCGCGGGACAGCGCGGGGCGCTGAAGCTCGAGCTCGACCGCTTGCCGGCGTCGTTGAGCATCACCTCCAACGAGGCCCGGGCGGCCGTGAGCATCGACGGCGTGGACGTGGGCACGGCGCCGGTGCGGCTCTCCCGCCCTGCAGGGAGCTACCGAATACTGGTGCGGAAGGAAGGCTACCTCCCCTACGACGGCGTCGTGCGCGCGCGGCCGGGACAGAGCTTGGAAGTGCCGGCACGGTTGATCAAGGATGAGCCGGCGCTGACGGAGCGCTGGTGGTTCTGGACCGCGGCCGGAGTGGTCGTTGCTGGAGCCGTGCTCGGTACCTACGCTGCAACGCGACCCGAGCCCGAGCGACCGGCAGTGGACGGCGGAGGACTGGGATGGGCCATCCGCGCGCCCTGA
- a CDS encoding serine/threonine protein kinase → MADRFRLVRKLGAGGMGAVWHATHVVTGRTAALKFLHAGRHADANARARLLREARAAGAVEHPAVVPVHDVIEVDGAPVLVMDLLEGESLRERLDREGRLSARAAVDVALSVLGVLSAAHEKGIVHRDLKPENVFLSADGIHVLDFGIAKITRTDGLQGLSTATGALLGTPHYMAPEQAFGEKDVDGRADLWALGVLLYECLSGTRPIEGDNLGQILRAMTECKSTPLLEVAPEVDPELAKVVDGLLVERSERPSDAALVSASLQALAGTLSGTVRVSPKPKARGAEATTAEPVTREAPRSRSRGGYVIGAVAVALGAWVVFPRAPRAHSLGRGLGQVTVAAVSAATVKSEVPEPPVEPKAVVPRVFRRVVQPKAPPSAEPPEQPARPDKLINEPPF, encoded by the coding sequence GTGGCCGACAGGTTCCGCCTCGTTCGGAAGCTCGGTGCCGGCGGCATGGGAGCGGTGTGGCACGCCACGCACGTCGTCACCGGACGCACGGCCGCGCTGAAGTTCCTTCACGCCGGTCGCCATGCGGACGCGAATGCCCGCGCTCGACTGCTGCGCGAAGCGCGCGCCGCGGGCGCCGTGGAGCATCCCGCCGTGGTGCCGGTTCACGACGTGATCGAGGTCGACGGCGCTCCGGTGCTGGTGATGGACTTGCTCGAGGGTGAGTCGCTGCGGGAGCGGTTGGATCGCGAGGGCCGGCTGTCCGCGCGGGCCGCCGTGGACGTGGCACTGTCCGTGCTCGGGGTGCTGAGCGCGGCGCACGAGAAGGGCATCGTGCACCGCGACTTGAAGCCGGAGAACGTGTTCCTGTCCGCAGATGGAATCCATGTGTTGGACTTCGGTATCGCAAAGATCACTCGCACGGACGGGCTTCAGGGCCTTTCCACCGCCACCGGTGCGCTCTTGGGCACGCCGCACTACATGGCGCCGGAGCAGGCATTCGGCGAGAAAGACGTCGACGGACGCGCGGACCTGTGGGCCCTCGGCGTGCTGCTGTACGAGTGCTTGAGCGGCACGCGCCCCATCGAGGGCGACAACCTCGGTCAGATCTTGCGGGCGATGACGGAATGCAAGAGCACCCCGCTGCTCGAGGTGGCGCCGGAAGTGGATCCGGAGCTTGCCAAGGTGGTGGACGGCCTGTTGGTGGAGCGCTCCGAGCGGCCCAGCGATGCGGCCCTGGTAAGCGCCAGCCTGCAAGCGCTGGCGGGTACCCTCAGCGGGACGGTGCGCGTCTCACCGAAGCCCAAGGCGCGAGGGGCGGAAGCGACGACGGCGGAGCCCGTCACTCGCGAGGCGCCGCGCTCGAGGTCGCGCGGCGGCTACGTGATTGGGGCGGTGGCCGTGGCCCTCGGTGCATGGGTCGTTTTTCCGCGTGCGCCACGAGCCCATTCCCTCGGGCGCGGTCTCGGCCAGGTGACCGTGGCGGCGGTGAGCGCAGCGACGGTGAAGAGCGAAGTGCCCGAGCCGCCGGTGGAGCCGAAGGCCGTTGTTCCCCGGGTGTTTCGCCGCGTCGTGCAACCGAAGGCGCCGCCGTCCGCCGAGCCTCCCGAACAGCCGGCACGGCCCGACAAGCTCATCAACGAGCCGCCCTTTTGA